In Daphnia magna isolate NIES linkage group LG5, ASM2063170v1.1, whole genome shotgun sequence, a single genomic region encodes these proteins:
- the LOC116923975 gene encoding uncharacterized protein LOC116923975, giving the protein MYDYCLDSSYLPKFNLPDFNGNILMWNAFWDVFEVEVHQKTKYSNATKFNFLNSRLSGEAKALLLGLVPSNDNYTVAVALLKKRFGQPAEIIMAHMRALVALPKPGNDRNSLRKFVDALESHIRGLKALKKMPDSYGDLLVCILLDKLSAELRRNLARQNAAAEWDLDTLRKSLLTEIEILEDSESTLIHPSSLKPPKNLNVMFTGATSSNKESKKRETPPVRKLYCPFCDGEHWPTDCTSVKTVEKRYEVAKTKRLCYNCLRKCHPAGTECPSSFRCRECHQPHHTSLHKPNTPRIIGTTILSWSLPTSVALTTTIAKKNEPFVFLETAIATAQSQIFKRSSNLLIDKGAQRTFITLDLVKQLKLKPIRRESLVLIGFTSCRGVSDFYDVVQLSLIDSQGSPILIQAIAIPHIVDPLSDPYRTDLLKLPHLKNLLLAHPVSKNSIFSVDILIGADFYWDIVGDQVIRGPGPTAVQSKIGYLISGRLNNSSDIITQSVLNMHISVEEKFDVTRFWQLETIGIQPDLESTQTTQSYQEKSVEFRDGKYIARLPWSESHPHLSSNFQTCQKRTRGTIKNLASKESDGLKPYSRIIQDQLDRKFIEKVPYAEINNQSHYIPHIGVFKDSATTPLRIVYDCSCKTPAGVSLNDCLEIGPPLQNDMLAILLCFRVHTIGLTADIKKAFHQIRLHEQDRDFVRFLWVKDPLDPKSDFESFRFRVIPFGASSSPFILLSVIKKHLQASSSPLAADINRNIYVDNLISGCETTEEAMDYYLETNSVLKQAGLKLQSWGSNESHLTARANSEDVSDGSTFTKVLGLNWDRNEDTLHLPNVQLSHLCHPQSTKREVLRGISAVYDPLGFISPLTIPARILIQDIWKLKLDWDDALPQDLIEKWTDISKTIENTTISFGRPYLAKGKALELHVFVDASQSAYGAVAYLSDGVSSTFVFSKSRVTPLRTDKKMLTIPQAELMAAVIVTRVTSSIFSAFQPLGISLSIFLWSDSQIVLYWIKKMGKIKCQFVHNRVDTIRNFNENHNVYWNYCPTASNPADLLSRGATHRQFQSSTTWLTGPAWLLKRSDWPAWEGNGESAAIFHLSVLSSVSNSAPLPSSTKGIDKVLDISRYKFSSLVRVTAIILRFINNVKLKAKSRSDWCIGHIRVSELHSAEETWLLATQGQNFSEELRYLREPTGKRPALVYQLDLFIGSDGLIRCNGRLVNAQLKRDTIHPILLPKESAISTLIILSHHALMLHGGVKLTIATIRQRYWIPQIVTGIDFTGGFIIRGPKEAPKTDRTVYILLFTCASTRAIHLEVVEELTTLSFLETFRCFIAHHSRPAIIMSDNAKTFEKGAKVFQKIFRDPFTTKQLSDQKVEWRFIPKRAPWYGGFWERLVGMTKEALSKILGRTKPTLSAFRALVADAETVLNDRPL; this is encoded by the exons ATGTATGACTACTGCCTTGATTCGAGTTATCTCCCCAAATTCAACCTACCTGATTTCAATGGTAACATTCTCATGTGGAACGCCTTTTGGGATGTTTTTGAAGTTGAGGTACACCAGAAAACCAAATACTCAAACGCTaccaaattcaattttttgaattctcGTCTGTCCGGCGAAGCTAAAGCTCTTCTACTCGGCCTGGTACCGAGTAATGACAACTACACAGTAGCAGTCGCTCTATTGAAGAAACGTTTTGGCCAACCGGCTGAAATAATCATGGCTCACATGCGAGCTCTCGTCGCATTGCCAAAACCCGGAAACGACCGGAACTCACTTCGCAAGTTCGTCGACGCCCTAGAATCGCACATCCGCGGTCTAAAAGCACTCAAAAAAATGCCAGATTCTTATGGAGATTTACTGGTCTGTATCCTTCTTGACAAGCTCTCAGCTGAGCTACGTCGCAACCTGGCTCGACAGAATGCTGCTGCAGAATGGGATTTGGACACTTTACGGAAGAGTCTATTAACCGAAATAGAAATCCTTGAAGATAGTGAGAGCACACTCATTCATCCCTCATCGCTCAAGCCTCCCAAGAATTTGAATGTTATGTTTACGGGAGCAACCTCTTCAAATAAGGAGtcgaagaaaagagaaactcCTCCTGTCCGAAAGCTTTACTGTCCATTTTGTGATGGCGAACACTGGCCTACTGACTGCACTTCCGTCAAGACAGTTGAAAAACGGTACGAAGTTGCAAAGACAAAAAGACTTTGTTATAACTGCCTCAGAAAGTGTCATCCAGCAGGAACTGAGTGCCCTTCTTCGTTTCGTTGTCGTGAATGCCACCAACCTCATCATACTAGCCTCCACAAGCCGAACACACCTCGAATTATTGGTACTACTATACTCTCATGGTCTCTTCCGACTTCCGTGGCACTCACAACCACCATTGCCAAAAAAAACgagccatttgtttttttggaaaCTGCTATCGCTACTGCCCAATCTCAAATTTTCAAACGCTCCAGTAACCTTCTGATAGACAAGGGAGCACAGCGAACTTTCATCACTCTCGATCTCGTCAAGCAACTAAAACTCAAGCCAATACGAAGAGAAAGTCTAGTTCTCATTGGTTTCACTTCTTGCCGTGGTGTGTCTGATTTTTATGATGTTGTACAACTATCTCTGATCGATAGTCAAGGATCACCTATTCTCATTCAAGCAATCGCCATTCCACACATTGTGGACCCCCTCTCTGATCCGTATCGAACAGATTTACTGAAGCTGCCTCATCTCAAGAATCTACTACTGGCTCATCCGGTCTCAAAGAATTCTATCTTCAGCGTCGACATTCTAATCGGAGCTGATTTCTACTGGGACATCGTCGGTGATCAAGTCATTCGTGGGCCAGGCCCAACAGCTGTTCAATCAAAAATTGGTTATCTCATCTCCGGGCGGCTGAATAATTCGAGTGACATCATCACGCAATCGGTCCTAAATATGCACATCTCCGTTGAAGAAAAGTTCGACGTCACCCGTTTTTGGCAACTCGAAACCATTGGAATCCAGCCAGATCTGGAATCAACACAAACTACTCAAAGCTATCAAGAGAAATCGGTGGAGTTTCGAGATGGAAAGTACATCGCGAGACTACCGTGGAGTGAGAGTCACCCTCACCTTTCGTCCAACTTTCAAACATGCCAGAAAAGGACACGAGGAACTATAAAAAACCTAGCCTCAAAGGAATCAGATGGACTCAAACCCTATTCACGAATCATTCAGGATCAGCTGGACAGAAAATTCATCGAGAAGGTTCCGTATGCTGAAATCAACAATCAAAGTCACTACATTCCACACATCGGCGTTTTCAAAGACTCTGCTACAACACCGCTAAGAATCGTTTATGACTGTTCATGCAAAACTCCAGCTGGAGTCAGTCTGAATGATTGTTTAGAAATTGGCCCTCCACTCCAGAACGATATGTTGGCCATTCTCCTTTGCTTTCGCGTGCACACTATCGGTTTAACAGCCGACATCAAAAAGGCTTTCCATCAGATTAGACTTCACGAGCAGGATCGCGATTTCGTCCGTTTTCTATGGGTAAAGGACCCTCTAGACCCGAAATCTGATTTCGAGTCATTCCGTTTCCGTGTTATTCCATTCGGTGCTAGCAGCTCTCCATTTATCCTCCTTTCGGTGATCAAGAAGCACCTACAAGCTAGTTCATCTCCGCTAGCGGCTGATATCAACCGAAACATCTATGTTGACAATCTTATATCTGGTTGTGAAACAACGGAAGAAGCCATGGATTACTATTTGGAAACGAATAGTGTATTGAAGCAAGCTGGACTTAAACTGCAGTCATGGGGTTCCAACGAAAGCCATCTTACGGCGAGAGCAAACAGCGAAGATGTCAGCGATGGATCTACATTCACTAAAGTTCTTGGACTCAATTGGGATCGAAACGAAGATACTCTTCATCTCCCTAATGTCCAGCTCTCACATTTGTGCCATCCACAGTCAACAAAACGAGAAGTGTTACGTGGCATATCGGCTGTGTATGATCCACTCGGATTTATTTCTCCACTTACAATTCCAGCGAGAATTCTCATTCAAGACATTTGGAAGCTCAAACTGGACTGGGATGACGCATTACCTCAAGATCTGATCGAAAAATGGACAGACATTTCGAAAACAATCGAGAATACTACAATTTCCTTCGGTCGTCCTTATCTCGCAAAGGGAAAAGCTCTTGAGCTACATGTATTCGTTGACGCGAGTCAATCAGCCTACGGAGCTGTCGCTTATCTTAGTGATGGTGTTTCATCCACTTTCGTTTTTTCAAAATCCCGCGTCACACCTCTCCGAACCGACAAGAAAATGCTGACCATTCCTCAAGCTGAACTCATGGCAGCTGTCATCGTCACGCGTGTcacttcttctattttttcagcATTTCAGCCTCTGGGAATTTCTCTAAGCATCTTTCTCTGGTCGGACAGTCAGATCGTACTGTACTGGATCAAGAAAATGGGAAAGATTAAGTGCCAATTCGTACATAATCGAGTTGACACGATTCGAAACTTCAACGAGAATCACAATGTCTATTGGAATTATTGTCCGACGGCTTCGAATCCAGCCGACCTACTCTCTCGAGGAGCAACTCATCGTCAATTCCAATCATCGACAACGTGGTTAACTGGCCCTGCATGGCTTCTCAAACGAAGCGATTGGCCGGCCTGGGAGGGAAATGGTGAATCTGCTgccatttttcatttatccGTCCTCTCCAGCGTATCCAACAGCGCTCCGTTGCCCTCAAGCACAAAAGGAATCGACAAGGTCTTGGATATATCACGttataaattttcttctcttgttAGGGTAACAGCCATCATTCTTCGCTTCATCAACAACGTCAAACTAAAGGCGAAATCACGCTCAGACTGGTGCATCGGCCACATTAGAGTATCTGAGCTACATTCCGCGGAAGAAACTTGGCTCCTAGCAACACAAGGACAAAATTTCTCCGAAGAACTGAGATACCTACGAGAACCAACCGGAAAACGTCCAGCTCTCGTCTACCAACTGGATTTATTCATCGGTAGCGACGGACTTATACGTTGCAACGGCCGTCTGGTAAACGCTCAATTAAAGAGAGACACAATTCACCCCATTCTTCTTCCAAAGGAATCTGCCATATCCACACTCATCATTCTCTCTCATCACGCCCTGATGCTACATGGAGGAGTCAAGCTGACCATCGCAACAATCCGCCAACGCTACTGGATTCCTCAAATTG TAACGGGCATCGACTTCACTGGAGGTTTCATCATTCGCGGACCAAAAGAGGCACCTAAAACAGACCGTACCGTCTATATCCTCCTCTTTACCTGTGCGTCAACCCGCGCTATTCACTTGGAAGTAGTGGAAGAATTGACTACGCTCTCTTTCCTCGAAACATTCCGCTGTTTCATCGCACACCATTCACGTCCCGCCATCATCATGTCCGACAATGCCAAAACATTCGAAAAGGGCGCAAAGGTCTTCCAAAAGATTTTTCGCGACCCTTTTACTACCAAACAGCTGTCAGATCAAAAGGTGGAATGGCGTTTCATCCCTAAACGAGCCCCATGGTACGGTGGTTTCTGGGAGAGACTAGTCGGAATGACCAAGGAAGCCCTCTCAAAAATTCTCGGTCGCACGAAACCCACCCTCAGTGCTTTTAGAGCCCTCGTCGCCGACGCTGAAACAGTATTGAACGATCGCCCTTTATAG
- the LOC123472192 gene encoding uncharacterized protein LOC123472192 gives MEFTPQQSASTSRLKLCKEYFPMSPDIFNATDSDQEESSLADGSANSCSSNQTSEDIEDNEVAFLRRRIQVLEIENRSLYRKIDDMEKKEKKIAEHNKVNVKRPRTSHLLVPLLHASTVEIEKSELDEVLVVAKASRENLNATVNRLLEAVYSKTFLGSHSLSGGVPKTKKKMSTHPNQTVKPGLPTFTVISSFLEQS, from the exons ATGGAATTTACTCCACAACAAAGTGCTTCAACATCCCGTCTGAAATTATGCAAAGAGTATTTCCCAATGTCCCCTGATATTTTTAATGCAACAG ACTCGGATCAAGAAGAATCATCATTGGCCGATGGTTCTGCCAACTCATGTTCTTCAAATCAGACAAGTGAAGATATCGAAGACAATGAA GTTGCATTTCTTCGAAGAAGAATTCAAGTGTTGGAGATTGAAAACAGGTCCCTTTATAGAAAAATTGACGATAtggaaaagaaggaaaagaagattgCAGAACACAATAAAGTGAATGTTAAGAGACCAAGAACAAGTCATTTATTG GTTCCTTTACTACACGCATCGACTGTGGAAATCGAGAAATCGGAGCTGGACGAAGTGTTGGTTGTTGCCAAAGCTTCACGTGAAAATTTAAATGCTACTGTCAATCGGCTTTTAGAAGCTGTCTACTCCAAAACCTTTTTAGGAAGTCATTCGTTATCTGGGGGAGTGccgaaaacaaagaaaaaaatgtctacCCATCCAAATCAGACGGTCAAGCCAGGTCTTCCAACATTTACTGTAatatcttcttttttagaaCAAAGTTGA
- the LOC116935906 gene encoding keratin, type II cytoskeletal 4 produces the protein MGKQKKEGRESDNEIVQNEEKDEEGWEKEMKKRKEERRHPSTDASEASETAAAEAESYEITVKANRSFADRIGAVTRSKLAIENRDPKLAQLPHVKISRLPSSIAHQEKRKETGRGEGKGAGRGTGRGSGRGSVSGSGTGLGTGTCTGRGRGRGRGTGTGTRTGKGRGIRTGTETETGTRRVGRPRKEEKRLLKQ, from the exons ATGGGAAaacag aaaaaagaaggaagggaATCAGATAATGAAATAGtacaaaacgaagaaaaagacgaggaaggatgggaaaaagaaatgaaaaaacgg aaagaggaaagaaggCATCCGTCGACTGACGCTTCCGAGGCCAGCGAGACGGCTGCTGCTGAGGCTGAATCGTATGAAATCACGGTCAAAGCGAATCGATCATTCGCGGACAGAATCGGGGCGGTTACGCGTTCAAAATTGGCAATTGAAAATAGAG ATCCTAAATTGGCACAATTGCCTCATGTAAAAATAAGCCGTCTGCCGTCATCTATTGCTCaccaggaaaaaagaaaagaaacaggaAGAGGAGAAGGAAAAGGAGCAGGAAGAGGAACAGGAAGAGGATCAGGAAGAGGATCAGTATCAGGTTCAGGAACAGGTTTAGGAACAGGAACATGTACAGGAAGAGGGAGAGGGAGAGGGAGaggaacaggaacaggaacaAGAACAGGAAAAGGAAGAGGAATAAGAACAGGAACAGAAACAGAAACGGGAACAAGACGAGTAGGAAGAccacgaaaagaagaaaaacgtttgTTGAAGCAGTAA